Proteins from one Peromyscus eremicus chromosome 8a, PerEre_H2_v1, whole genome shotgun sequence genomic window:
- the Engase gene encoding cytosolic endo-beta-N-acetylglucosaminidase, which translates to MDTPPVLTQGAAQQRGPTAPEKQAQDQSERRPGRRRPGRRIKEDQEEEAVFRDVVSFTPDPLPARYYDKDKTRPISFYLSSLEELLAWTPLMEDGFNVALAPLERRQPPLSSPRPRTLLCHDMMGGYLEDRFIQGSEVQTPYSFYHWQYIDVFVYFSHHTVTIPPVCWTNAAHRHGVCVLGTFITEWQEGGRLCESFLAGDERSYQAVADRLVQIAQFFRFDGWLINIENSLSPAAVGNTPPFLQYLTTQLHQQVPGGLVLWYDSVVQSGQLKWQDELNEQNRVFFDSCDGFFTNYNWREEHLQRMVAQAGERLADVYVGVDVFARSNVVGGRFDTDKSMELIRKHGFSVALFAPGWVYECLDKSDFFQNQDKFWRLLERFLPTHSICSLPFVTSFCLGLGTRRVCYGQEQAVGPWYHPSAQEIQPLFGDHKLAGDSRGWVKTQCCLADAWHGGGSLLLQGLIPPEVDNVAVRLFSLLVPVPPKLFLSMVYKFEDLTDVQVALELTTGDASSCHVGGISVLNETGSRHSPRPLRVPPTKLARWASRCGQQLSGGWIQRCYEVSLHGCLLQDLLVSFSRPPGSREEKSFICRLGEIQVVDANSLLTPLPRVQNVTISQIRWIPLVSGSEGLPTRLLLSCTLHWSYHLLQARCFRIHCRERTGSGSAMEETPGTEKPVFLGLAFANQYRVVDLAVAAARFGQDGRVEFLVEPVPREGFLVPQVEWGRAALLYSAPQ; encoded by the exons ATGGATACCCCGCCGGTGCTGACCCAGGGGGCTGCGCAGCAGAGGGGCCCCACAGCCCCGGAGAAGCAGGCGCAGGACCAGTCGGAACGGAGGCCGGGGCGGCGGAGGCCGGGGCGGAG GATCAAAGAGGACCAAGAAGAGGAAGCAGTTTTTAGAGATGTGGTCAGTTTCACCCCGGACCCTTTACCAG CTAGATATTATGACAAGGACAAAACCAGACCTATCAGCTTCTACTTATCATCGCTGGAGGAGCTCCTGGCGTGGACCCCCCTCATGGAGGATGGCTTCAATGTAGCCCTGGCGCCCCTAGAGCGTCGCCAGCCCCCACTGAGCAGCCCTAGGCCTCGGACCCTGCTGTGCCACGACATGATGGGCGGGTACCTGGAAGACAG GTTCATTCAGGGCTCAGAGGTGCAGACTCCCTACTCCTTCTACCACTGGCAGTACATCGACGTCTTCGTGTACTTCAGCCACCACACGGTCACCATCCCCCCCGTGTGCTGGACCAATGCCGCACACCGGCACGGGGTCTGCGTGCTGG GGACCTTCATCACAGAGTggcaggagggaggcaggctCTGTGAATCCTTCCTGGCTGGGGACGAGCGCTCCTACCAGGCAGTGGCTGATCGGCTGGTCCAGATCGCTCAGTTTTTTCGTTTCGATGGTTGGCTCATCAATATCGAGAACTCTCTGAGT CCAGCTGCTGTGGGGAACACACCTCCATTTCTCCAGTACCTGACCACACAGCTCCATCAGCAGGTTCCTGGAGGTCTGGTGCTCTGGTATGACAGCGTGGTACAGAGTGGGCAGCTCAAATGGCAGGATGAACTCAATGAACAGAACAG GGTCTTCTTTGACTCCTGCGATGGCTTCTTCACCAACTATAACTGGCGGGAGGAACACCTGCAGAGGATGGTGGCGCAGGCCGGGGAGCGCCTGGCTGACGTGTATGTGGGCGTGGATGTGTTTGCTCGGAGCAATGTGGTCGGAGGCCGTTTTGATACTGACAAG TCGATGGAGCTGATCCGTAAGCATGGCTTCTCAGTGGCGCTGTTTGCTCCTGGCTGGGTGTATGAGTGTCTGGATAAGAGTGACTTCTTTCAGAACCAGGACAA GTTCTGGAGACTGCTGGAGCGCTTCCTGCCCACACACAGCATCTGCTCCCTGCCTTTTGTCACCTCTTTCTGCCTGGGTCTGGGGACTCGAAGAGTCTGCTATGGCCAG GAGCAGGCAGTGGGGCCTTGGTACCACCCCAGTGCCCAAGAGATCCAGCCCCTCTTTGGTGACCATAAACTGGCTGGAGACAGTCGGGGCTGGGTGAAGACGCAGTGCTGCTTGGCTGACGCTTGGCATGGGGGCGGCTCTCTGCTGCTCCAGGGCCTGATCCCACCTGAGGTTGACAATGTAGCCGTGAG GTTGTTCTCCCTGCTGGTCCCGGTGCCACCCAAGCTCTTCCTGTCCATGGTGTACAAGTTTGAAGACTTGACGGACGTCCAGGTGGCTTTGGAGCTCACAACAGGGGATGCCagcagctgccatgtgggtggcaTTTCGGTGTTGAACG AAACTGGCTCAAGGCACAGCCCCCGACCCCTCCGGGTGCCCCCCACCAAGCTGGCCAGATGGGCCAGCCGTTGTGGCCAGCAGCTCAGTGGGGGCTGGATTCAACG CTGCTATGAGGTGAGTCTGCATGGGTGCCTGCTTCAGGACCTCTTGGTGAGCTTCTCACGGCCACCCGGCAGCCGGGAGGAGAAGAGCTTCATTTGTCGTCTTGGAGAGATCCAG GTGGTTGATGCCAACAGCCTGCTGACACCTCTGCCCCGGGTGCAGAATGTCACCATTTCACAGATCCGCTGGATCCCCCTGGTTTCGGGGTCTGAGGGCCTCCCTACCCGGCTCCTTCTCAGCTGCACTCTGCACTGGTCCTACCACCTGCTCCAAGCCCGGTGCTTCCGGATTCACTGCCGGGAACGGACAGGAAGCGGTTCTGCAATGGAGGAGACCCCTGGGACAGAGAAGCCCGTGTTCCTGGGCCTGGCTTTTGCTAACCAGTACCGTGTGGTGGACTTAGCAGTGGCGGCTGCTAGATTTGGGCAGGATGGTCGTGTGGAGTTCCTGGTGGAGCCTGTCCCCAGGGAGGGCTTCCTGGTGCCTCAGGTTGAGTGGGGCAGGGCAGCCCTGCTCTACTCAGCCCCTCAGTGA